In Roseivirga misakiensis, a single genomic region encodes these proteins:
- a CDS encoding helix-turn-helix domain-containing protein encodes MLFNQMGNFLDIESDFLDKLISTIEEHMSDEEFGVSHLADSIGMSRSNLLRKTQKIAGISVSVLIRRVRLNHAQQLLRSDDLTASEISYRVGFSSVSYFTKCFREQYGYPPGEEKAKYTAQKKVLVQKERRYATSKKWLIPAGVLLVIILLSLILPRIEKSDYTPGKKSIAVLPFKNDSNDSSNLHIINGLMESVLTNLQKIEDLRVVSRTSVEQYRNSEKSISEISEELGVSYVLEGSGQKLGDNILLTVQLIEAPKDSHLWSEQYNRLVTDIFQLQAEVAKDIAGEIKVIVTPDEAERIERIPTKDIQAYEYYLKGFELMNRYDDEYLIEAIDFFDLAIERDPFFAEAQAYTSVCYYFLDLFQSQKQHTEEINNYADRALLASPELPISLIAKGLFYMHETKFDLAVVYFEKALEFNPNSSMATNFLSDIYASYIPNTKKYLTYALRGNKLNVALVDSSAMSISYLHLSNALAQAGFFEEAEVYAQKSMNFDENNLFPQYLYPYIKFAQGGTLEGTLESLKTVLKKDTTRLDIIIEVAKVHYCLEEYESAAFYYDVFSQMKENFGLGIFDNEEIKIAYTYKQLGRLEEAEKHLAVYKEFAENDNSIYKNLLLSAYYAYTGDTEKGIDHLKKFPEQKDYFYWLVMMIADDPIMKNMAGHPEFSLTIEKINDQFWKSHSSTRSMLEAEGLIKPSRENW; translated from the coding sequence ATGCTTTTCAACCAAATGGGTAACTTCTTAGACATTGAAAGTGATTTTTTAGACAAACTAATCTCGACTATTGAAGAGCATATGTCGGATGAAGAGTTCGGTGTGTCTCATTTAGCGGATAGTATCGGAATGAGCAGGTCCAATTTGCTCCGTAAAACACAGAAAATTGCGGGTATTTCCGTTAGTGTTTTAATACGGCGAGTTCGATTGAACCATGCGCAACAATTATTGAGGAGTGATGATCTAACGGCTTCAGAAATCTCTTATCGTGTAGGCTTCAGTAGTGTCTCCTATTTCACTAAATGCTTTCGAGAACAATATGGCTATCCGCCAGGCGAGGAGAAAGCGAAATACACAGCGCAAAAGAAAGTCTTAGTCCAAAAGGAAAGAAGGTATGCCACATCCAAGAAGTGGTTAATTCCAGCAGGGGTATTACTCGTCATCATACTATTATCATTGATTCTACCAAGAATCGAAAAGTCAGATTATACTCCTGGGAAAAAATCAATTGCGGTGCTTCCCTTTAAAAATGACAGTAACGACTCTAGTAACCTGCACATTATTAATGGATTAATGGAATCAGTGCTTACCAACCTTCAGAAAATCGAAGATTTGCGTGTGGTCAGTAGAACTTCTGTAGAACAGTATAGAAATAGTGAGAAAAGCATTTCGGAGATTTCGGAAGAATTAGGGGTTAGTTATGTACTTGAAGGAAGTGGTCAAAAGTTAGGTGATAATATCTTGCTAACTGTGCAATTAATTGAAGCACCCAAAGACAGTCACCTATGGTCCGAACAGTATAACAGGCTTGTGACTGATATTTTCCAACTGCAAGCAGAGGTAGCTAAAGATATTGCTGGTGAAATTAAAGTTATTGTAACACCTGACGAAGCGGAAAGAATCGAAAGGATTCCAACAAAGGATATCCAAGCCTATGAGTATTACCTGAAGGGTTTCGAATTAATGAATCGGTATGATGACGAATACCTGATCGAGGCTATAGATTTTTTCGACCTCGCCATAGAGAGAGATCCCTTTTTTGCGGAGGCCCAGGCTTACACCTCGGTGTGTTACTACTTTTTAGACTTATTCCAATCGCAAAAGCAGCATACAGAAGAGATTAATAATTATGCCGATAGAGCCTTACTGGCTAGTCCAGAATTACCGATTAGCTTGATAGCAAAAGGCTTATTCTATATGCATGAGACGAAATTCGATTTAGCAGTTGTGTATTTTGAAAAGGCTTTGGAATTCAATCCAAATTCCTCGATGGCTACGAATTTTTTATCTGACATTTATGCCAGTTACATTCCAAATACAAAAAAGTATTTAACATATGCACTAAGAGGCAATAAGCTCAATGTGGCATTGGTTGATTCTTCTGCCATGAGCATCTCTTACCTCCATTTAAGTAATGCTCTTGCCCAAGCTGGTTTCTTTGAAGAAGCAGAAGTTTATGCTCAAAAATCCATGAATTTTGATGAGAATAACCTTTTCCCTCAGTATTTATACCCTTACATAAAATTTGCTCAAGGTGGCACCTTGGAAGGGACCCTTGAATCCTTAAAAACAGTACTTAAAAAGGACACTACGCGGCTAGACATCATTATTGAAGTGGCTAAAGTTCACTATTGTCTTGAAGAGTATGAGTCGGCGGCATTCTATTATGACGTGTTTTCTCAGATGAAAGAAAATTTCGGTTTGGGCATCTTTGATAATGAGGAAATAAAGATAGCCTACACTTATAAGCAATTGGGACGGTTAGAGGAAGCCGAGAAGCACTTGGCCGTCTACAAAGAGTTCGCAGAGAACGATAATTCCATTTATAAGAACCTTTTACTTTCTGCCTATTACGCGTACACAGGCGATACAGAAAAAGGTATAGATCACTTAAAGAAATTTCCTGAGCAAAAAGATTATTTTTATTGGTTGGTTATGATGATTGCGGATGATCCTATCATGAAAAATATGGCAGGGCATCCAGAATTTTCGTTAACCATTGAAAAGATCAACGACCAGTTCTGGAAAAGTCATAGCAGTACTAGGAGCATGTTGGAAGCAGAGGGCCTTATTAAGCCCTCGCGCGAAAACTGGTAG